ttattattgtgGATAACATCATGTATTTCTCTTCTATAAGAGTCGTTATAGTTTTTCTACTTGGTATTTTGTACAATGGTATTATAGTATGCATCAAATTTCGAAAGCCCTCTTTTTCCACTGTTGCGAAAGGAAGATTATCTTTTGCTATCATAAATAGTATGCTGTTAGTGATTTTACCTGCGTTTGCACCAccatctaaaaataaaattagataataaggcaaaagtataaaatataaaaatctagcTAAAAgtatcatacatttttatttatttgaaataaatatttttattttaatatatttgtattttctaattttaattatttttatttaaaataaattttttcttatattataaagcaaaaaattatataaacatctattaatattaatataaaatttataaaaaattatataatactaaattaaataaaaatctttcaaataattttgatagacTTTCAAAGGATTTCAATTCACGTATCGCTGTGCCAATATCTGGTTGCACTAATCGTTTTTTTCTCGAAGTTTCGCCTTCAAATTTACTTGAAATAGGCATTGTTATCATTTGATTAGTAGACGAGCTGCAGGATATGGAGTTTGATGCCGGTATTGCGGATTGAGACGGTGATATGGTGATTATGTCACACTGCTGATTAGGTATGTCTACATTCACATCTGCATCTAGgctattctaagaaaaatagaaGGCATATgacaaaatcattaaaattaaaaattacattaatattatataaatattttacttgatttaattcaatgtttcccattttcttatttttattattattttcacgtAAAGAATGCTTCGATCCTTTGCAGATGATACTTTAAATTTCTTGTATTTCCGCTACTTTTGACAAATACATggcatattttacattttccacCAGTATCCATTCGTATGAAATATTTCCATACAAAACTTGACTTCTTTTTTGAGGACACTACACAAAAATGttgtatatttacaaaatgacAATAAATGACACATACCATTTATTAACAACATATATCTAGAATATCTAGATTAAATAAGTTACCCCTAGTTAACAGTTTGCTTTCTTACTCTAGTTTAAAGTAGTTGACATCTTGCATATATAAAAGTGAGACAGATATACATCTTTCACATTTTAgcttatgtaaaatattaactgCTAACAATGATACGTTATGTACATATGTCTAGATCAAGCATTTGTTTTAATAGCATGGATGTTGgcattttaaaacaaagtgacaattgtttttctatctttatctTATTGTTAGCAGTTAATATCTtacataagataaaatataaaagaaatagatatCTACCTcacttttatacatatatgcaagatgtcaattattttaagcTAGAGTAAGGTTgtgttccgatattcactgccagtactgaaaatatataatatacataatacaaactatagattttcagtactgacagtgaaTTTCGGAACACAATCTTAGAAAGCAAATTACTAACTATAGAGGTAACTTATGTGATCTAGATATTTTCTCTAGATATATGTTGTTAAACGGTACAttgtatgttaatattattttaataattttaatatctattgCTTTTACAGggtatcgatcatgtaatttttcctctAGGacgaaaacatgaaaaatgaaaagtttcatgtaactatctctttctattgtgttgaatagaaagagacagtaacttgaaatttttcacttttcacgttttcgCCCTagaggaaaaattacatgatcaaTACCCAGAAATCGAATTTAATActgaaaattatacattttatatattaagtcAATGTAAGAacaattagtatttattagtAACGCAGTACATACATTTCTTACCTTGCACAATAGGTTTggttaaattgtaaaaaattgtaaatattacatatgtatatattaaaagtaatgtaatttattacttttctcAATGAGAAATGTTGATCAACAAGACATCAATTCAATGTTTGATATATTTACAAGTTTTCATAAGTAAATCAAACCTATTATGCAGATggaaatatgtatgtaattataataataaatacatttaacatttctatatatttaatagtgaaaggtaataattaattatacttactTTTCAAGTAAACGACCTCAATCTTTGATGGTAACACGTTTTTATGTAACTTCTGCACACTCTGATAAAGTCGTAAAAATCAAAAGACGCAAACTATACAAGTAACCctacattaaaaaacaattaacacAAATCTAAAGCTTtgtgtaaaattctttgttttgaTTGGTCACTCAAATGTCGTAGGCCTTCCTCACGGAGAATACGCAAGACTGTTTTATGATCAACCCCTACTCGCGCGCCTATGCGTGATCCCATGACAGGATAACTTCGAGCTAGAGCAATCACACGTTCCTCAATTCTCCAAGACACACAAGGACGGCTTGCTCTACGATGGCCAGCAACTGCAAGAATCATTTGCTCCTGATCATGGAATTGTTTATTGAGTCGTTGAAATTCTCGACGAACAGGGCCCTATACGTAATGCCGTATTGTCTGCCATTAGCTTGGCGTCACAACCATCTAGCATAAAGAGCTCGTGCTCGTGTGTAATGAGAGGTCTTCAAttgcgcacagtacaattggacacgttgcaattgcccaccgtgctattagacacgaaacatttTACCGTTTAATTGCGCACAGTTTGTTTGGACACagtttgattggacacagtatgattggacacagttcaattggacaccgtttaattggacaccgttcgattgcgcaccgtttgATTACGCATcattcgattgcgcaccgttcgattgcgcaccgttccgTTGCGCACTGTttaattgcgcaccgttcaattgcgcactgttcaattgcacaTTGTTCAATTTCACACGGTTCAATTGCACTACCCGAGAAAAAATGGATATTAGTATAAtcagatgtaaaaatatataattagatacgaaataatctaataatatataatcatatataatcaaagtatatttaatatgcgtttgatttAACGGTGTGAAAttgaacggtgtccaatcaaatggtgtccaatcaaacggtgtccaatcgaacggtgtccaatcgaacggtgtttaattgaacggtgcgcaatgtttcgtgtctaatagcacggtgggcaattgcaacgtgtccagtTGTACTATGCGTCATTAAACCTCTCCCTTTGCggaatgcaatttttttaaggctttttatttttaattgcacaatattgtttttgaaAGTTTTTTCTAGGGGGCGACGGGaccattttatacatataaactatagatttttgtataaagaaaatattgtcatTAGGTGACTAatgaataactttttttttaattcattagaACAAATCGTACGCCGCcccttttatttttgtgcgtactttaattgtgtaaaaggattttgcattttgttatttcaatttaaaaattcaagtttgcAAAGTGTTTGAGATTCCCTAATCATTCTAGTCAAAGCCTACTCTCGCCATCTCTCGGCCATTATCAGGGCCCGCTAAGACAGCTTGCGCGACTG
Above is a window of Monomorium pharaonis isolate MP-MQ-018 chromosome 10, ASM1337386v2, whole genome shotgun sequence DNA encoding:
- the LOC118647741 gene encoding uncharacterized protein LOC118647741, giving the protein MVCVIYCHFVNIQHFCVVSSKKKSSFVWKYFIRMDTGGKCKICHVFVKSSGNTRNLKYHLQRIEAFFTNSLDADVNVDIPNQQCDIITISPSQSAIPASNSISCSSSTNQMITMPISSKFEGETSRKKRLVQPDIGTAIHGGANAGKITNSILFMIAKDNLPFATVEKEGFRNLMHTIIPLYKIPSRKTITTLIEEKYMMLSTIIKERLSLIENITLTADVWTDTLNTKSYLGVTGHYAWEDTMKSVTISVTELTQRHTAEYLGKWLFKICNEWGIKTDTITVIVTDNGANIVKAALRKMVLL